Proteins encoded by one window of Streptomyces sp. LX-29:
- a CDS encoding FUSC family protein: protein MFTAPDPGRLRLRTSGRAVVGVALAVAVSALATGSLVAAIAGGLAALLALFTVTDATVGAQARTTVLLPVVGFPVLALAAVLHDHTLVRDAVFLVIVFAGVYARRWGPRGHALGVFAFMTFFMAQFLHAVPGQLPGLYAATVLALTASSLVRFGLWCIERGAPPPAVPAPPATRGLARPTTRQAFQAAFACGLALAVGQVVSHERWYWAVGAAWWIFVNTASRGETLVRGFRRIVGTVTGIVLGVFVAVPLHGATAPSAVLIAVCVFGIFYTAPLSYSWMMFFVTVMASLLYGLLGVLHLGLLGLRLAQTGVGALAAVIAVALVLPVTTHAATDAWIQRALHAVRAATAAAARRLAGETADGAAGSAETVPGGSVAVPVADPAPHVAELELLLGRVRLSLAPLLHPLSPLRARKARARRVMVLLDDCARQVRGLAELAADPHPDASRDARLTAACQRVEAAIHALVSGLETPGASPDAAATAPPAEAPHPASERALAHLHGLETALAGLAAPLRSNPRAPFVEAA, encoded by the coding sequence ATGTTCACGGCTCCGGACCCGGGCCGGCTACGGCTGCGCACGTCCGGCCGGGCTGTGGTCGGCGTCGCGCTGGCCGTGGCCGTCTCGGCCCTGGCCACCGGTTCGCTCGTCGCGGCCATCGCCGGCGGCCTGGCCGCGCTGCTGGCCCTCTTCACGGTCACCGACGCCACGGTCGGCGCCCAGGCCCGCACCACCGTGCTGCTGCCGGTCGTGGGCTTCCCGGTGCTCGCGCTGGCCGCGGTCCTCCATGACCACACCCTGGTGCGCGACGCCGTCTTTCTCGTGATCGTCTTCGCCGGGGTCTACGCCCGCCGCTGGGGTCCGCGCGGGCACGCCCTGGGCGTCTTCGCGTTCATGACGTTCTTCATGGCGCAGTTCCTGCACGCCGTCCCCGGGCAGCTGCCCGGACTGTACGCGGCCACGGTCCTGGCGCTGACCGCGTCCTCCCTGGTCCGCTTCGGGCTGTGGTGCATCGAGCGCGGGGCGCCGCCCCCCGCGGTGCCCGCGCCCCCGGCGACCCGCGGACTGGCGCGGCCCACCACCCGCCAGGCGTTCCAGGCGGCCTTCGCCTGTGGTCTGGCGCTCGCGGTCGGACAGGTGGTCTCGCACGAGCGCTGGTACTGGGCGGTCGGCGCGGCCTGGTGGATCTTCGTCAACACGGCCTCCCGCGGGGAGACCCTGGTCCGCGGCTTCCGCCGCATCGTCGGCACGGTGACCGGCATCGTGCTCGGCGTCTTCGTCGCGGTGCCGCTGCACGGCGCGACCGCGCCGTCGGCCGTGCTGATCGCCGTCTGCGTCTTCGGGATCTTCTACACCGCGCCGCTCTCGTACAGCTGGATGATGTTCTTCGTCACCGTGATGGCCTCCCTGCTGTACGGCCTCCTCGGGGTGCTGCACCTCGGGCTGCTCGGGCTGCGGCTGGCGCAGACCGGCGTGGGCGCCCTCGCCGCGGTGATCGCCGTCGCCCTGGTGCTCCCGGTGACCACCCATGCGGCCACCGACGCCTGGATCCAGCGCGCCCTGCACGCGGTGCGCGCCGCCACCGCGGCCGCGGCCCGGCGCCTGGCGGGCGAGACGGCGGACGGGGCCGCGGGCTCCGCGGAAACGGTGCCGGGCGGGTCGGTCGCCGTGCCGGTGGCCGACCCCGCGCCGCACGTCGCCGAGCTGGAGCTGCTGCTGGGGCGCGTGCGGCTGTCGCTGGCCCCGCTGCTGCACCCGCTCAGTCCGCTGCGCGCCCGCAAGGCCCGCGCCCGGCGGGTCATGGTGCTGCTCGACGACTGCGCCCGCCAGGTGCGGGGGCTGGCCGAGCTGGCCGCGGACCCCCACCCCGACGCCTCGCGCGACGCCCGGCTGACCGCGGCCTGCCAGCGGGTGGAGGCGGCCATCCACGCCCTGGTGAGCGGCCTGGAGACGCCCGGCGCGTCGCCGGACGCCGCCGCGACCGCCCC
- a CDS encoding lactate utilization protein C codes for MSSRDLILARIRRALTDVPRSETPADVPVDRGYARTHGERTAAERVALLAENLADYRARVHRTDAAGLPGLLARLLADRGARTVLVPAGLPTDWLAKTGSGTGSASGAGAGAEPGSGSGTARRVVDAAERTPRELAAVDSVVTGCAVAIAETGTLVLDGGPDQGRRRVSLVPDHHVCVVRVPEQVVDSVPQALDRLDPARPLTWISGPSATSDIELNRVEGVHGPRTLDVILVAD; via the coding sequence ATGAGCAGCCGTGATCTGATCCTGGCCCGGATCCGCCGCGCCCTCACCGACGTCCCGCGGAGCGAGACCCCCGCCGACGTCCCGGTCGACCGGGGCTATGCGCGGACGCACGGCGAGCGCACGGCGGCCGAACGGGTCGCGCTGCTGGCCGAGAACCTCGCCGACTACCGCGCCCGGGTGCACCGCACGGACGCCGCCGGACTCCCCGGACTCCTCGCCCGGCTGCTCGCGGACCGCGGCGCCCGCACGGTGCTGGTGCCGGCCGGACTGCCGACCGACTGGCTCGCCAAGACCGGGAGCGGGACCGGGAGCGCGAGCGGGGCCGGGGCCGGCGCCGAGCCCGGGTCCGGCAGCGGGACCGCGCGGCGGGTGGTGGACGCGGCGGAGCGGACGCCGCGGGAGCTCGCCGCCGTCGACAGCGTCGTCACCGGCTGCGCCGTCGCCATCGCCGAGACCGGCACCCTGGTCCTGGACGGCGGGCCCGACCAGGGCCGACGCCGCGTCAGCCTGGTGCCCGACCACCACGTCTGCGTCGTCCGGGTGCCGGAGCAGGTGGTGGACTCGGTGCCGCAGGCGCTCGACCGTCTGGACCCCGCCCGCCCGCTGACCTGGATCTCCGGCCCGTCCGCCACCAGCGACATCGAGCTGAACCGGGTCGAGGGGGTCCATGGACCACGCACGCTGGACGTGATTCTCGTCGCTGACTGA
- a CDS encoding FAD-dependent oxidoreductase, which produces MNDIAPGAREVDVVVIGAGQAGLSSAYHLRRVGYEPDRDFVVLDRSPRPGGAWQFRWPTLTYGKVHGMHALPGMELTEADPGRASSEVIGDYFDGYERAFDLRVHRPVDVFAVREGEGGRLLVETSEGTYAARALINATGTWERPFWPGYPGQADFRGRQVHTANYPGPEPFTGRRVIVVGGGTSAVQHLLEIAEVAAETTWVTRRPPAFREGPFTEDRGRTAVALVEDRVRQGLPPRSVVSVTGLAMTDAVRRGLADGVLDRLPMFDRITPSGVAWADGRTVDADVILWATGFRAVIDHLAPLRLREPGGGIALDGTRTRRDPRVHLVGYGPSASTVGANRAGRAAVRDIRALLSPSAGAGPARAASQPLRAAAV; this is translated from the coding sequence GTGAACGACATTGCCCCCGGGGCACGCGAAGTGGACGTCGTCGTCATCGGCGCGGGACAAGCGGGGCTGTCCAGCGCCTACCACCTGCGCCGAGTGGGATACGAGCCGGACCGGGACTTCGTCGTCCTGGACCGCTCCCCGCGGCCCGGCGGAGCCTGGCAGTTCCGCTGGCCGACGCTCACCTACGGCAAGGTGCACGGCATGCACGCCCTGCCCGGCATGGAGCTGACCGAGGCCGACCCCGGCCGCGCCTCGTCCGAGGTGATCGGCGACTACTTCGACGGCTACGAGCGCGCCTTCGACCTGCGGGTGCACCGCCCGGTGGACGTCTTCGCGGTGCGCGAGGGCGAGGGCGGCCGGCTGCTGGTGGAGACCTCCGAGGGGACGTACGCCGCCCGTGCGCTGATCAACGCCACCGGTACCTGGGAAAGGCCGTTCTGGCCCGGCTACCCCGGACAGGCGGACTTCCGCGGCCGCCAAGTGCACACGGCGAACTACCCCGGCCCCGAACCGTTCACGGGGCGACGGGTGATCGTCGTGGGCGGCGGCACCTCCGCCGTGCAGCACCTGCTGGAGATCGCCGAGGTGGCGGCCGAGACCACCTGGGTGACCCGGCGGCCGCCGGCCTTCCGCGAGGGACCGTTCACCGAGGACCGGGGGCGGACGGCGGTCGCCCTGGTGGAGGACCGGGTGCGGCAGGGCCTGCCGCCGCGCAGCGTGGTCTCCGTGACCGGGCTGGCGATGACGGACGCGGTGCGACGGGGGTTGGCCGACGGGGTGCTGGACCGGCTGCCGATGTTCGACCGGATCACCCCTTCCGGCGTGGCCTGGGCCGACGGCCGCACGGTCGACGCCGATGTGATCCTGTGGGCCACGGGCTTCCGTGCCGTCATCGACCACCTGGCGCCGTTGCGACTGCGCGAGCCGGGCGGCGGCATCGCCCTGGACGGCACCCGCACCCGCCGCGACCCACGCGTCCACCTCGTCGGCTACGGCCCCTCCGCGAGCACCGTCGGGGCCAACCGGGCCGGACGCGCCGCCGTGCGGGACATCCGCGCACTGCTGTCCCCCTCCGCCGGAGCGGGTCCCGCGCGCGCCGCTTCACAGCCTCTCCGCGCTGCGGCAGTATGA
- a CDS encoding Lrp/AsnC family transcriptional regulator has protein sequence MADSVDALDAKILRLLLEQPRTSAREYARLLGIARGTLQARLDRLERDGVITAYGPFLSPAALGHPVLAFIHVEVTQGHLEDVGDALAAVPEIIEAFSITGAGDLLTRAVARDNEHLEDIVQRIVRLPGVVRTRTEMALRERVPYRILPLVNAVGQAAGPATRHTP, from the coding sequence ATGGCCGACTCGGTGGACGCGCTCGACGCGAAGATTCTCCGGCTGCTGCTGGAGCAGCCTCGCACCAGCGCACGGGAGTACGCGCGACTGCTGGGCATCGCCCGGGGCACGCTCCAGGCGCGGCTGGACCGACTGGAACGGGACGGGGTGATCACCGCCTACGGGCCGTTCCTCTCCCCCGCCGCACTCGGCCACCCGGTGCTGGCCTTCATCCACGTCGAGGTCACCCAGGGCCATCTGGAGGACGTCGGGGACGCGCTCGCCGCGGTGCCGGAGATCATCGAGGCGTTCTCCATCACGGGCGCGGGGGACCTGCTGACCAGGGCCGTCGCGCGCGACAACGAACACCTGGAAGACATCGTGCAGCGGATAGTGCGGCTTCCGGGGGTGGTGCGCACCCGCACCGAGATGGCGCTGCGCGAGCGTGTGCCGTACCGGATCCTGCCGCTGGTCAACGCGGTGGGTCAGGCGGCCGGGCCGGCCACCCGCCACACGCCCTGA
- a CDS encoding (Fe-S)-binding protein, which produces MRVALFVTCVNDTLYPRTGRAVVTLLERLGVEVDFPAAQSCCGQPQYNTGYRHQAEPLVRRYAAAFRGYDYVVTPSGSCAAMVRDNYPRIGARAAAEGRGRELTEAAESAVPKTYELTEFLVDVLRVTDVGAYFPHTVTYHPTCHGLRLLGLRDRPRRLLAAVRGLKLVELPGAEECCGFGGTFAVKNAAVSAAMGADKARHIAATGAETVCTVDNSCRLHIGGTLARRGSPVRPVHLAEILASTEGDIW; this is translated from the coding sequence GTGCGCGTAGCGCTGTTCGTCACCTGCGTCAACGACACGCTCTACCCGCGCACCGGACGGGCCGTCGTCACCCTGCTGGAACGGCTCGGCGTCGAGGTCGACTTCCCCGCCGCGCAGAGCTGCTGCGGCCAGCCGCAGTACAACACCGGCTACCGGCACCAGGCCGAGCCGCTGGTGCGCCGCTACGCCGCCGCCTTCCGGGGCTACGACTACGTCGTCACCCCGTCCGGGTCGTGTGCGGCGATGGTCCGGGACAACTATCCGCGGATCGGCGCCAGGGCCGCGGCCGAGGGGCGCGGCCGGGAGCTGACCGAGGCCGCAGAGAGCGCCGTGCCGAAGACGTACGAACTCACCGAGTTCCTGGTCGACGTGTTGCGCGTGACCGACGTGGGGGCGTACTTCCCGCACACCGTCACCTACCACCCCACCTGCCACGGGCTGCGGCTGCTGGGCCTTCGCGACCGGCCGCGCCGGCTGCTGGCGGCGGTGCGCGGGCTGAAGCTGGTCGAGCTGCCCGGGGCGGAGGAGTGCTGCGGCTTCGGCGGCACGTTCGCCGTCAAGAACGCGGCCGTGTCCGCCGCGATGGGCGCCGACAAGGCCCGCCATATCGCCGCGACCGGCGCCGAGACGGTCTGCACGGTCGACAACTCCTGCCGGCTGCACATCGGTGGCACGCTCGCCCGCCGGGGCTCGCCGGTCCGCCCGGTCCATCTGGCGGAGATCCTGGCCAGCACGGAGGGAGACATCTGGTGA
- a CDS encoding YjbQ family protein has protein sequence MTQNFHTQVLDITTGTDEVVVDLTATCEAFLRERADGRDGLLNVFVPHATAGLAVLETGAGSDDDLLAALRELLPADDRWLHRHGSPGHGRDHVLPALVPPHATLPVVGGRLVLGTWQSVCLVDTNGDNPHRQVRLSFLG, from the coding sequence ATGACGCAGAACTTCCACACCCAGGTCCTGGACATCACGACCGGCACCGACGAGGTCGTCGTCGACCTGACCGCCACCTGCGAGGCGTTCCTGCGGGAGCGGGCGGACGGTCGCGACGGGCTGCTCAACGTCTTCGTACCGCACGCCACGGCCGGCCTGGCGGTGCTGGAGACCGGCGCCGGCAGCGACGACGACCTGCTGGCCGCCCTGCGCGAGCTGCTGCCGGCCGACGACCGCTGGCTGCACCGCCACGGCAGCCCCGGTCACGGCCGCGACCACGTCCTGCCCGCCCTCGTCCCGCCGCACGCGACCCTCCCGGTCGTCGGCGGCAGGCTGGTGCTCGGCACCTGGCAGTCGGTCTGCCTCGTCGACACGAACGGCGACAACCCGCACCGTCAGGTGCGCTTGAGCTTCCTGGGCTGA
- a CDS encoding CsbD family protein: MSKGKAKAKQVKGKLKETTGKATGDRSMQAEGKAEQVQGKTQEVAEDAAERARKGLKP, encoded by the coding sequence ATGAGCAAAGGCAAGGCCAAGGCGAAGCAAGTCAAGGGCAAGCTGAAGGAGACCACCGGCAAGGCCACCGGCGACCGGTCGATGCAGGCCGAGGGCAAGGCGGAGCAGGTCCAGGGCAAGACGCAGGAGGTCGCCGAGGACGCGGCCGAGCGGGCTCGCAAGGGGCTCAAGCCGTAA
- a CDS encoding lactate utilization protein B: protein MPPRAAFPRAAAAAVGDARLRANLRHATHTIRAKRAAAVAELPDWELLRAAGAAIKDRTLRHLDHYLPRLEEAVTAAGGRVHWAADAAEANRIVVDLVRATGETEVVKVKSMATQEIGLNAALAREGITAYETDLAELIVQLGDDLPSHILVPAIHRNRGEIRDIFARRMGDWGRPAPEGLGDTPAELAEAARLHLREKFLTAKVGVSGANFMVAETGTMVVVESEGNGRMCLTLPETLISVVGVEKVVPTWRDLEVFLQLLPRSSTAERMNPYTSTWTGTTDGDGPHVFHLVLLDNGRTDALADTVGRQALRCIRCSACLNVCPVYERAGGHAYGSAYPGPIGAILTPQLRGTGTPLDASLPYASSLCGACYEVCPVAIDIPEVLVHLRERVVQGGQVTLRGTRTVIKPARGHAAERAALRAAAWAFDHPGVLRAGQRLAARTLRLHPRRLPGPGRAWSDSRALPEVPAESFRDWWLRTRGERDSHEQP, encoded by the coding sequence ATGCCGCCCCGCGCCGCGTTTCCCCGGGCCGCCGCGGCCGCCGTCGGCGACGCCCGGCTGCGCGCCAACCTCCGGCACGCCACGCACACCATCCGCGCCAAGCGCGCCGCGGCCGTCGCCGAACTGCCCGACTGGGAGCTGCTCCGGGCCGCCGGGGCGGCGATCAAGGACCGCACGCTGCGGCATCTGGACCACTACCTGCCGCGGCTGGAGGAGGCGGTCACGGCCGCCGGCGGGCGGGTGCACTGGGCGGCGGACGCGGCCGAGGCCAACCGGATCGTCGTCGACCTCGTGCGCGCCACCGGCGAGACCGAGGTGGTCAAGGTCAAGTCGATGGCCACCCAGGAGATCGGGCTGAACGCCGCGCTCGCCCGGGAGGGCATCACCGCCTACGAGACGGATCTGGCCGAGTTGATCGTGCAGTTGGGCGACGATCTGCCCTCGCACATCCTGGTCCCGGCCATCCACCGCAACCGGGGCGAGATCCGCGACATCTTCGCCCGGCGGATGGGGGACTGGGGCCGCCCGGCGCCGGAGGGCCTCGGCGACACGCCCGCGGAGCTGGCCGAGGCCGCCAGGCTCCATCTGCGGGAGAAGTTCCTGACCGCCAAGGTCGGCGTCTCGGGGGCCAACTTCATGGTGGCCGAGACCGGCACGATGGTCGTGGTGGAGTCCGAGGGCAACGGGCGGATGTGTCTGACCCTGCCCGAGACCCTCATCTCCGTCGTCGGGGTGGAGAAGGTGGTGCCGACCTGGCGTGACCTGGAGGTCTTCCTCCAGTTGCTGCCGCGCTCCTCCACCGCAGAGCGGATGAACCCGTACACCTCCACCTGGACCGGCACCACCGACGGCGACGGACCACACGTCTTCCACCTGGTGCTGCTCGACAACGGCCGCACCGACGCCCTCGCCGACACCGTCGGCCGCCAGGCCCTGCGCTGCATCCGCTGCTCGGCGTGTCTCAACGTCTGCCCGGTCTACGAGCGGGCCGGCGGGCATGCCTACGGCTCGGCCTATCCGGGCCCCATCGGCGCCATCCTCACCCCGCAGCTGCGCGGCACCGGCACCCCGCTGGACGCCTCACTGCCATACGCCTCCTCGCTCTGCGGCGCCTGCTACGAGGTGTGTCCGGTCGCCATCGACATCCCCGAGGTCCTGGTGCACCTGCGCGAACGGGTCGTCCAGGGCGGCCAGGTGACGCTGCGCGGCACCCGCACGGTGATCAAACCGGCCCGGGGGCACGCCGCCGAGCGGGCCGCGCTGCGGGCCGCGGCCTGGGCCTTCGACCATCCCGGCGTGCTGCGCGCCGGCCAGCGGCTGGCCGCCCGCACCCTCCGGCTGCACCCGCGCCGGCTGCCCGGCCCCGGCCGGGCCTGGAGCGACTCCCGCGCGCTGCCCGAGGTGCCGGCGGAGTCGTTCCGCGACTGGTGGCTGCGTACGCGCGGCGAGAGGGACTCCCATGAGCAGCCGTGA
- a CDS encoding extracellular solute-binding protein — protein sequence MPALPRVAALTCGLAVTVVALSACGTKEDSVSTDGKNAKTATSAEEMGGMNALITAAQQEGTLNAIALPRDWANYGQLIDGFQDQYGIEVKVENPNGSSQDEINAITSRKGRDNAPDVVDLGSSFAVGAADQGLLAPYRVADFDHIPETQKDAKARWYNDYGGYISIGCDAERITNCPKTFADLLKPEFTGKVALNGDPTKAGAAFAAVYAAALANGGSFENIQPGLDFFAELKRNGKYATVEPTPATIVAGQTPIIIDWDYLNVGYAQKLKAKGVDWQVEVPDDGEFAQYYSQAINKDAPHPAAARLWQEYVYSAEGQNTYLYGYARPALMTAMAKDGTLDRNAAAKLPPVIGVPSFPTEAQQAAAKQTLARGWREVASG from the coding sequence TTGCCGGCCCTTCCCCGAGTGGCCGCGCTGACCTGCGGCCTCGCTGTCACGGTCGTCGCCCTGAGCGCGTGCGGTACCAAGGAGGACTCCGTCTCGACGGACGGGAAGAACGCGAAGACCGCGACCTCGGCCGAGGAGATGGGCGGGATGAACGCCCTCATCACCGCGGCCCAGCAGGAGGGCACGCTCAACGCGATCGCCCTGCCGCGTGACTGGGCCAACTACGGCCAGCTGATCGACGGCTTCCAGGACCAGTACGGGATCGAGGTGAAGGTCGAGAACCCGAACGGCTCCAGCCAGGACGAGATCAACGCCATCACCTCCCGCAAGGGCCGGGACAACGCCCCGGACGTGGTCGACCTGGGCAGCTCCTTCGCCGTGGGCGCCGCCGACCAGGGCCTGCTGGCCCCGTACCGGGTCGCCGACTTCGACCACATCCCCGAGACCCAGAAGGACGCCAAGGCCCGCTGGTACAACGACTACGGCGGCTACATCTCCATCGGCTGCGACGCCGAGCGGATCACCAACTGCCCGAAGACCTTCGCCGATCTGCTGAAGCCCGAGTTCACCGGGAAGGTCGCCCTGAACGGCGACCCGACCAAGGCCGGAGCCGCCTTCGCCGCCGTCTACGCGGCCGCCCTGGCCAACGGCGGCTCCTTCGAGAACATCCAGCCCGGCCTGGACTTCTTCGCGGAGCTGAAGCGGAACGGCAAGTACGCCACGGTCGAGCCCACGCCCGCCACCATCGTGGCGGGCCAGACGCCGATCATCATCGACTGGGACTACCTCAACGTCGGCTATGCCCAGAAGCTCAAGGCCAAGGGCGTGGACTGGCAGGTCGAGGTCCCCGACGACGGCGAGTTCGCCCAGTACTACTCGCAGGCGATCAACAAGGACGCGCCGCACCCCGCCGCGGCCCGTCTGTGGCAGGAGTACGTCTACAGCGCCGAGGGGCAGAACACCTATCTCTACGGCTACGCCCGCCCGGCGCTGATGACCGCCATGGCCAAGGACGGCACGCTGGACAGGAATGCCGCGGCCAAGCTGCCGCCGGTGATCGGTGTCCCGTCCTTCCCCACCGAGGCCCAGCAGGCCGCGGCCAAGCAGACCCTGGCCCGCGGCTGGCGTGAGGTCGCCTCCGGGTGA